The sequence tttatttaattggtTTGATTTTGTATTACTATTACTAAAACTCCAGAAAACTTttacagcaaaaaaacaaaaaacaaacaaaaacaagaaagaaagaaaaggaaaggaggatgggagaaaggcaggaagggagggaggaaggtaggaaagaggaagggagggaggaaagaaggcaagCAGGCAGGCAGATGCCTAAATAAAGAATACGTAGGGGCCTGGACAAATAAATTGCTTTATGGACTGTTATGCACCTATAGAATAAGTTAGACTTACATGATGAGTAAAGCTGTTTAGGATACATGAagtgaaaaagttaaaataagcGGGGGAGAAAaggctaaatataaaataatgccattgtgtgtgtgagagaggatCACAATGATATACAAATTCCAGGCTAACGGTGACAGTGGCTGCCTCGGGGAGTGGGACTAAGGAGGGGTAGGTGGGGTTTgacattttactttattaattttgGTATTGTCTGAGGGTTTTTTTAACCAtaaataatgtattaattttaaaaatgcttttaaaaatcagcattttcAATAGTTAACGTTCTATGCTTCATCAACGTTTTCCGTTTAAAACCTGTGTGCGGCCCACACACGTATGACATTCTGGTTATGTGATTCACTGCTGAAAAAGAACTGGACGCCAGGAAATTGGGGGTTGAGTCCGAAGCAAGGTGAACGCCGGACATCGAGACATGGACTCCTAGACCGGCCCGGAAGTGCCTCCGCTCCGTCCGCCTTAGAGGAGAGGTCGGCATCTTTCTTCCCCGCCCGGCCATTGTTCGTGCCGCGCTTCTAGCAACGCCGGTCCGGTAACCCCCTCTCCCTCCTTGCGCGTTCCGGGTCTCGTGAGTTGGCTGTGGGCACCGGGAATGGAGGCGGGTCagggagggtggggctgggaaAGGGGTGTGGAAAGTGAACCTCAGCCGCCGGGAAGTGGGAGCCGGAGGAGGGGGCGACGGTCAGTGCCGGGCGGCTTCGGGCGTCCCCTAGACCAGAGTGGTCATCCCCAGCTGTGGGGACATTGTACAAGAAAGGGTTGTAGGAGGACTGCGAGGCTGAAGGGTCACCTCGGTGAATAACGACAACAGGCTTAGGATTCAGGGAAAGAAACACCCGGGAGAGGAAGTTAAGGACTATTAAGACTTTGGCAGCCTTCACGATGGAGAACCTGTATATCCTCTCACCTCTAGATTCTAAAAGCAAATTAAGGGGCGTTGAATGGGCTGGTTTTCAAGCGCAGAATGTAGCAGTTCCCGTTTCCCTTTTCCTTAGTTCATTGATTCTCAAACCTTATAATACATACAAATCACTGAGGAGCCCCTTAAAGGGCATATTCTGGGGCTCCCTGTACTTCTCTCCACCTCCCAATTCAGATTCCCCAGATGTCTGCCATAGGGCCTTTCAAGGTGGAATTCAGCTGCTGCGCTGTGCTTCCCGACATTTTGGAGACATACATTTTGGGAACACCCCCCTGGGTTTCAGGAGCTTCCTGGGTCTGTGGAGAAAACTTCTCCCTTGGGCTTTGGCTTCTTAGGATTGTCCTCAAAAAGAAGTTGACCTTGGGCAATCTACTTAACTTTCCCTGGCTTCCATTTCTTATCTagtgaaataattattataataaaacctCAGTGGGTAATTGTGAGGATGAAATATAGTCTTGTATCTGAAAGCATATTGTAGACTTGTGCAGTGTTGACTGTTACTCTTCAGTAGCAGCAGGGTGGTGTGGAAAGCTCCAGGACTTGGAATCCACCTAAGCCTTTCTTTCTGTAAATTTAGTGAAAATAATACCAACCTTAAAtggttgttttgaagattaatttaagaaaactgaagtaaaTAGTAAAGTAAATGTTGGTTCATTCATTTAGTCGACAGTAacaatatttccatttattcttcCTCTAAGTTGATGTTTATACAGTGAGTTCAAACTTTTTATTCAGACTTTCTGAGTGATCGGTGCAGTCCCTAATTCATGGGCTGTTTTCCTCCATGAACTCTGTAAAGTAttattgctatttctttttcacataaaGAAACCAAGAttgaaagaagatataaaaacttAGCACAAGGTCACACAACCAGTAAATATTAGGATCAGAATAAAACCTAGGTCTGGGTCAGGTgtagtggctgacacctgtaatcccagcactatgggaagccaaggtgggaggatcacttaaacccaggagtttgaggttgcagtgagctgtgattatgccactgcactccagcctgggaaacagtgaaattccccattttaaaaaaaagaagaaagaaagaaaacccatatCTGGGTAAGTTAAAAGCTTATGCTCTTTGCacattatgaatatatatatttccattattTCCATCCTTTGGTCACCAAATCACTTTTCAGAGAAGAGCTTTAGGGCCTATGATAATTGCTTGTATTATCAGTTTCTGTCATCAGCTATTatcatttttctatataaataatttatttttactgcttAGGCAGGCACCTCCAAGGTTTGTCTTGAAGCATAGCTCCAGCTGGAGGGTACCTTTTAAGCTGTTCAAGGTCAAGATGAATACAAACTCAAAGGAGGTTTTATCCCTGGGTGTTCCAGTTCCCGAGGCATGGGAAGAACTTCTGAAAATGAAGGTGGAAGCAAAAAGTCACCTTCAATGGCAGGAATCCAGACTGAAACGCAATAATCCACTGGCAAGGGAAATCTTCCGAAGGCACTTTCGACAGCTGTGCTACCAAGAGACCCCTGGGCCGAGGGAGGCTCTTACCCGACTCCAGGAACTTTGCTACCAGTGGTTGAGGCCACATGTGAGCACAAAGGAGCAGATTTTGGATCTGCTGGTGCTGGAGCAGTTTCTATCCATTCTGCCCAAGGAGCTCCAGGGCTGGGTGAGGGAACACTGTCCAGAGAGTGGAGAAGAGGCTGTGATTTTGCTGGAGGATCTGGAGAGAGAGCTCGATGAACCACAACATGAGGTAGGAAGGGAGATTTCctagagaaaaatgtgtattttggcATGCCAAGAATCCTTGTATCCTCTGTTTTGTGTCTCCTTGACATTGGTGATAAAATACTCTCCttcctgtttccttctttcttggaAGTGTTTATTTCAGACGGTTAATTTCTTCAAAAGTCAAATCTTGTCTTTTTTGTCCCCAGATGGTGGCCCACAGACACAGACAAGAAGTCCTCTGTAAAGAGATGGTGCCTGTAGCAGAGCAGACACCACTGAGCCTTCAGTCCCAGCCTAAGGAGCCACAGCTCACATGTGACTCTGCTCAGAAGTGCCATTCTATTGGAGAGACAGGTGAGGAACAGCATTTATTTGATGTTGAACGAATCTCACCTGgtcaagcaaaaacaaacaataaacccAGAGCTGGGAAAACAGGAGATCCAAAGACTCCTTACCAGATAGCAGTAATGGTCAGTGCTTCTGAGAGCCTAGTGTGCTCATCTTTGACCCTTCTCCCTGCGTGCAGACTTCTCCCTGAGTACCATCCTGGAAGCTCTCTGGACTTCTGATGCATGGTACATGAGGAAGGCTTTCGGGGATCGCTGTGGAGCACAGCTTCAGAGAATGGACTTCAAGGTTTGACAGACAGGTTCAGATCCTGGCATCGCCTCATGGAAGCTGCTTGTATTGGGCAGATTACTTAACCACTTGACCTCAGatccctcatctacaaaatggggttGATAATAGCTTTGGTTTAGTCTACTCGCGCTGCCTTAagagaataccacagactggttgtctttaacagaaatttattttctcacattttcaaAGACTagtagtccaagatcaagatgccatcaggtttggtttctggtgaggcctcttcctggcttatagatggccatcttcttgctgtatcctcacatggcctttcttcTGTGTGCATacagagagagagcaagctctctcatcttcttataaggacagatACCATTCCTACCCGATAGGGCCCTGCCTTATAACCTCATTTAACTTTTAATACCTTCCtcaaggccctatctccaaatgtaATCATATTGAGGGGTTAGGACCTCAGCATATGTGAGGGAATACAATTTAGTCCATAACCAGTATGTACCTCAGAAAGTCATTGTGAGTATCAAATACAATTTATGAAAAGCACTTGGCATGCATTATGTCACTATTGTCACAAGTCACCAGTGCCACCCTTGCTGATTTGGGTTCATACTTGCAGTAGAAAGATATGAGATATgcttagtaagtggcagaactgtaTGGGAGAATCCAGTGAAATCAGACTTTGCCATTTCCTTCTCTGTAGTCTTCTGAGTGGTGGCAGTGGCCACCCTTGTGGATATAGTACTGAGCACTTGGGACTGAGTCAGCTGCTTTCCCATTCTAGCCCTCCCTGCAGGAATTGGCTCTAGCTTGTCTGATTTCCCACACATAAAATCATACCCTCTTACTGACTTTTTGTTAATCTTCTGACAATCAATCTTTAGCAAGGTTCTACTGTTTTCAGTTTCATATTACCCCTATATGCATCAAAGCTGCAACTTCCCTTGCCTCTTTGTCTCTAGCttctgtttatttcatttacCCTAGCAATTATGGATTTATATTACATGGAACACATCTCTTGATTTAAATTAAAGTGTATGTGTTGAGTAAATTCTGTGCAGACCTTCTTATAGCTCTTGTGACTTTATCAGATTAAAATTGCTTCTGATAACATTTTCCCTCCTTATGAGCATCTTTccaatttctttgtttctttcttcttcctctctctatgAACTTGGACCTTTTATTTTCTAGCCACTTCCTTTCTTCTGTCTTCCAAACTGCATCTAGAACCCTGCTGAGAATCCCCTTTTCCAAGAAGCACATCTGTATTTTCCACCtatccactcatctatccatctatcattcaacaagtgtttattaagcatctactatggCTGTAGGAGAATATCCAGAGGGCATCTGGAGACTGGAGAGTTCTCCTTGTAGGATATCAGCGCAGGTATGCGTTACAAAT is a genomic window of Pongo pygmaeus isolate AG05252 chromosome 5, NHGRI_mPonPyg2-v2.0_pri, whole genome shotgun sequence containing:
- the ZSCAN9 gene encoding zinc finger and SCAN domain-containing protein 9 isoform X1, which gives rise to MTFWLCDSLLKKNWTPGNWGLSPKQGERRTSRHGLLDRPGSASAPSALEERQAPPRFVLKHSSSWRVPFKLFKVKMNTNSKEVLSLGVPVPEAWEELLKMKVEAKSHLQWQESRLKRNNPLAREIFRRHFRQLCYQETPGPREALTRLQELCYQWLRPHVSTKEQILDLLVLEQFLSILPKELQGWVREHCPESGEEAVILLEDLERELDEPQHEMVAHRHRQEVLCKEMVPVAEQTPLSLQSQPKEPQLTCDSAQKCHSIGETDEVTKTEDRELVLRKDCPTIVEPHGKMFNEQTWEVSQQDPPHGEVGEHKDRIERQWGNLLGEGQHKCDECGKSFTQSSGLIRHQRIHTGERPYECNECGKAFSRSSGLFNHRGIHNIQKRYHCKECGKAFSQSAGLIQHQRIHKGEKPYQCSQCSKSYSRRSFLIEHQRSHTGERPHQCIECGKSFNRHCNLIRHQKIHTVAELV
- the ZSCAN9 gene encoding zinc finger and SCAN domain-containing protein 9 isoform X2 translates to MEAGQGGWGWERGVESEPQPPGSGSRRRGRRQAPPRFVLKHSSSWRVPFKLFKVKMNTNSKEVLSLGVPVPEAWEELLKMKVEAKSHLQWQESRLKRNNPLAREIFRRHFRQLCYQETPGPREALTRLQELCYQWLRPHVSTKEQILDLLVLEQFLSILPKELQGWVREHCPESGEEAVILLEDLERELDEPQHEMVAHRHRQEVLCKEMVPVAEQTPLSLQSQPKEPQLTCDSAQKCHSIGETDEVTKTEDRELVLRKDCPTIVEPHGKMFNEQTWEVSQQDPPHGEVGEHKDRIERQWGNLLGEGQHKCDECGKSFTQSSGLIRHQRIHTGERPYECNECGKAFSRSSGLFNHRGIHNIQKRYHCKECGKAFSQSAGLIQHQRIHKGEKPYQCSQCSKSYSRRSFLIEHQRSHTGERPHQCIECGKSFNRHCNLIRHQKIHTVAELV